One segment of Anopheles stephensi strain Indian chromosome 3, UCI_ANSTEP_V1.0, whole genome shotgun sequence DNA contains the following:
- the LOC118513577 gene encoding SET and MYND domain-containing protein 4-like — protein MEVSTEEGYFHKYAKKFRRTVTAKEFDQFARLATDQERFAFVNELKWRVVNELPLEQSLDKGKCLEQALHHKEHGDRLQREEDWAGALKRYNQSYLLLPEESALEKAYLLDNRSRVLLQLGKLDQSLEDADRAIAYGYPAEQLATIWERKARIYQTKKDFKTAVECFDQAVHYLAHRATLTPAEREARIEELKKLTDTVYYQYKNVQKYLEPPKGTRPFQPQLDGNVQYDSTETEGRFATAKANLRPNQTILKEKPHAATLLKEYSGTHCSDCFERIEVLYCCPNCTDVVFCSGRCERNGCGSYHRYECGYLGSLWKSGATIVSLLALRIVTQKPAAYFDEIRPELPGLSASVTDKLPDDDYRKIFNLVTHSDKRSAEDNLIWTLMATMLNSVLRMSNYREEPQEDNFLGYLLLHNLQIVNYNAHDVSEVQRKHANDTGLSVAVGAALYPMLALFNHSCDPGIVRYFTGTTVHVRTIKNIAAGAIIAENYGPLYTRMSRPERRQLLATNYMFECNCQACAADWPTCANMIHSLIRFRCTGAAGCREAVPYDLHSDCQGVRCGACGHIVDVGERIRLLREANMISRFNEASHLYQVGLLEHALSKYAAIMLILDEVLVPPYRDYHMCQQGMRRCCLDLGSCYVSCPGSDK, from the exons ATGGAGGTCAGCACGGAGGAAGGATATTTCCACAAGTACGCGAAAAAGTTCCGCCGGACGGTGACGGCGAAAGAGTTCGACCAGTTCGCCCGCCTAGCGACGGATCAGGAACGGTTCGCGTTTGTGAACGAGCTGAAATGGCGCGTAGTGAATGAATTACCGCTCGAGCAGTCGTTAGATAAGGGTAAATGCTTGGAGCAAGCCCTGCACCACAAGGAGCACGGTGATCGATTGCAGCGCGAGGAGGATTGGGCTGGGGCACTGAAGCGTTACAATCAGAGCTATTTACTGCTGCCAGAAGAAAGCG CACTCGAGAAAGCGTACCTGCTAGATAATCGATCGCGGGTACTGCTGCAGCTTGGCAAACTCGACCAATCGTTGGAGGATGCAGATCGGGCAATCGCTTACGGCTATCCAGCCGAACAGCTGGCAACGATCTGGGAGCGCAAGGCGCGTATCTACCAAACCAAGAAGGATTTCAAAACGGCCGTCGAGTGTTTCGACCAGGCGGTCCACTATCTGGCGCATCGTGCCACTTTAACGCCGGCGGAACGGGAGGCAAGGATTGAGGAGCTGAAAAAGCTCACCGACACCGTGTACTATCAGTATAAAAACGTACAGAAGTACCTAGAACCGCCCAAAGGCACACGCCCGTTTCAACCACAGCTGGACGGGAACGTGCAGTACGATAGCACCGAGACGGAGGGTCGTTTTGCCACGGCCAAGGCAAATCTACGTCCTAATCAGACGATTCTGAAAGAGAAACCACACGCGGCGACCCTGCTGAAAGAGTACAGCGGTACGCACTGTAGCGATTGTTTCGAGCGGATCGAGGTGCTGTACTGTTGTCCGAACTGTACCGACGTAGTGTTTTGTTCGGGCCGGTGTGAGCGGAATGGGTGTGGAAGCTACCATCGGTACGAGTGCGGATATTTGGGCTCGCTGTGGAAGTCCGGCGCTACTATCGTTAGCTTGCTGGCACTGAGAATCGTAACGCAGAAGCCTGCCGCTTACTTCGACGAGATACGTCCAGAGTTGCCGGGATTAAGCGCCAGCGTTACGGATAA GCTCCCGGATGATGACTATCGGAAGATATTTAATCTCGTCACACACTCCGATAAGCGTAGCGCGGAGGACAATCTCATCTGGACGCTAATGGCTACCATGCTCAACTCGGTCCTGAGGATGTCGAACTACCGGGAAGAACCACAGGAAGATAA CTTTCTAGGATATCTTCTGCTGCACAATCTGCAGATCGTCAACTACAATGCGCATGACGTGTCCGAGGTGCAGCGCAAGCATGCGAACGACACCGGACTGTCGGTCGCCGTGGGAGCCGCGCTCTACCCAATGTTGGCACTGTTCAATCACTCCTGCGATCCCGGTATTGTGCG GTACTTCACCGGCACGACCGTGCACGTTCGGACGATTAAGAATATCGCTGCCGGTGCGATAATCGCTGAAAACTATGGACCACTTTACACGCGAATGTCCCGCCCGGAGCGTCGCCAACTGTTGGCCACCAATTACATGTTCGAGTGCAACTGTCAGGCTTGTGCGGCCGATTGGCCCACGTGCGCGAACATGATCCACTCGTTAATACGGTTCCGGTGTACGGGGGCTGCCGGTTGCCGGGAGGCCGTACCGTACGATCTTCACTCGGACTGCCAGGGTGTGCGGTGTGGCGCCTGTGGACACATCGTAGACGTTGGTGAACGGATCCGGCTGCTACGG GAAGCGAACATGATCAGCCGGTTCAACGAGGCAAGCCATCTCTATCAGGTAGGATTGCTAGAGCACGCACTGTCCAAGTATGCGGCGATCATGCTGATCTTGGACGAGGTGCTCGTACCACCGTATCGCGATTATCACATGTGCCAGCAGGGTATGCGGCGCTGCTGTCTCGATCTCGGAAGCTGTTACGTCTCGTGCCCCGGCAGCGATAAGTAA
- the LOC118513576 gene encoding SET and MYND domain-containing protein DDB_G0284059-like: MEIYHKDGTFPRYCEAVRKSLDPNKFKEFAQLTSNEERFRFVSGLRSIVDELQLKREYNGKGMEQAVALKTLGNKAFQAERWNEALVFYNKCYLSTPKENVQEKSIILANRSAALYHLEKYDLALRDIQRALAHQYPKQMMYKLTERKARCYLAKKDYEAALECFKATVTALDDSNLPLERRQKLERDAQIMINVLPKNVETERKHKKKASAKASAAQPVPKVPDHFVDQALWFDETQDEGRFARTSADLKPNTILLLERPHVSALLEDYSLDHCTHCFKRVSVPIACPLCADVVFCSDECEAKANATYHRYECGFLPILWGSGASITCHMALRMITQKSEEYFMKMKPELAGLTNEQIDKLPVDDYRKVYKLVTHESTRSPEDFFQRTLMATLLNVCLTLGGYGNCPQEQAFIGGLLVHNLQLLQFNAHEVSEMIRETPDDIGKSTFIGGALYPTLALFNHSCDPGVTRYYRGNQVCVRTVKNIPASAMVAENYGPLFTQVRRDERRATLLNQYRFTCQCVPCTENWPLFTEMDPNIIRFRCDGGKICSNVLIIPAEVNDFMVQCTECGEHTNIMKGLKSLQDTDMLFKSATRLHSAGEYEAALRKYVEMMETMSEVLVPPYRDYHLCQQGLRACMLEFGNRHTKTVAKK; the protein is encoded by the exons ATGGAAATTTATCACAAAGATGGAACATTTCCTAGGTATTGCGAAGCGGTACGGAAATCGCTCGATCCCAACAAGTTCAAAGAGTTCGCCCAGCTCACTAGCAACGAGGAACGGTTCCGGTTTGTCAGTGGGTTACGTTCGATCGTGGACGAGCTGCAGCTGAAGCGAGAATACAATGGAAAGGGTATGGAGCAGGCCGTTGCGCTGAAAACGCTCGGCAATAAGGCGTTTCAGGCGGAACGATGGAATGAGGCTCTCGTGTTCTACAACAAGTGCTATCTGTCCACCCCGAAGGAAAATG TacaagaaaaatcaatcataCTGGCCAACAGGAGCGCCGCCTTGTATCATCTGGAAAAGTATGACCTCGCGCTCAGGGATATCCAGCGTGCGTTGGCCCATCAGTATCCCAAACAGATGATGTACAAGCTAACGGAACGGAAGGCACGCTGCTATCTGGCAAAGAAGGACTATGAGGCCGCGCTCGAATGTTTCAA AGCAACGGTCACCGCACTGGACGATTCAAATCTGCCCCTGGAACGTAGGCAAAAGCTGGAACGTGACGCACAGATCATGATCAACGTGCTGCCCAAAAACGTCGAGACGGAAAGGAAGCACAAGAAAAAGGCATCGGCCAAAGCTAGTGCGGCCCAACCCGTACCGAAAGTGCCGGATCATTTCGTGGACCAAGCGCTGTGGTTCGACGAAACGCAGGATGAGGGTCGTTTCGCGCGTACCAGCGCCGACCTGAAACCGAACACGATTCTGCTGCTGGAGCGTCCGCACGTGTCGGCTTTGCTGGAGGACTACAGTTTGGATCACTGCACGCACTGCTTCAAGCGTGTCTCGGTACCGATCGCATGCCCGCTGTGTGCCGACGTAGTGTTCTGTTCCGACGAGTGTGAGGCGAAGGCGAACGCTACCTACCACCGGTACGAGTGCGGTTTCCTCCCAATTCTGTGGGGTTCGGGTGCGTCCATCACGTGCCACATGGCGCTGCGCATGATCACGCAAAAGTCGGAGGAATATTTCATGAAGATGAAGCCGGAACTAGCCGGGCTGACTAATGAGCAGATCGATAA ATTGCCGGTCGATGACTACCGCAAGGTGTACAAGCTAGTCACCCATGAGTCAACACGATCGCCAGAGGACTTTTTCCAGCGAACGCTGATGGCGACGCTGCTGAACGTGTGTCTCACGCTGGGCGGGTATGGCAACTGTCCGCAGGAGCAAGCATTCATCGGAGGGCTGCTGGTGCACAATCTGCAACTGTTGCAGTTCAACGCGCACGAGGTGTCGGAGATGATACGCGAAACACCGGACGATATTGGCAAGTCTACGTTCATCGGCGGTGCACTTTATCCTACGCTGGCCCTGTTCAACCATTCGTGTGACCCGGGCGTTACCCGCTACTATCGGGGCAAtcaggtgtgtgtgcgcacggTCAAAAACATCCCAGCAAGCGCGATGGTGGCCGAAAACTATGGCCCCCTGTTTACGCAGGTGCGACGCGATGAGCGCCGTGCCACGCTGCTGAATCAGTACCGGTTCACGTGCCAGTGTGTGCCGTGCACGGAGAATTGGCCACTGTTTACCGAGATGGACCCGAACATTATCCGGTTCCGGTGTGACGGTGGCAAGATTTGCTCGAACGTGCTGATCATACCGGCCGAAGTGAACGATTTCATGGTCCAGTGTACCGAGTGTGGTGAGCATACCAACATTATGAAGGGACTAAAATCGCTGCAGGACACGGATATGCTGTTCAAATCGGCCACCCGGCTCCATTCGGCTGGCGAGTACGAAGCAGCGCTACGGAAGTATGTCGAAATGATGGAAACGATGAGTGAGGTGTTGGTTCCACCTTACCGGGACTATCATCTCTGCCAGCAGGGGCTGCGTGCCTGCATGCTGGAGTTTGGTAACCGTCACACCAAAACGGTGGCAAAAAAGTGA